gatctgttgcaacccgagcgattgcaagggggggagaatgtttaggtgaggggccgttgtgccgctcaggtgaacttaagagcgcatccgcgctgaaaagcgcacccgcgcttaaaagctcatccgtgctgaagagcgcatctgcgctcgcccctctatgtATTCTtcctctctcgtcggccgtcgtcgatcgtccgctctGGTTTATATTGACGTTTAGCGTTTattctttctaagttaagttcagtattctcttgtaagcagcccaataaagctgaccgcgttatattcattggaagacgcccccgacttttttattcaacatttcaactcctggaatcttttgcggcaactaCGCCCCCTACAAACAcctataaacttacctagcctaacaaatcgtaggacactGCTCGTTGTAGTTTTTTGCATAACCTAATTAATGGGGATGtggatagccagcatttactaacacgcttaaattttaacataaCTAATAGAAGGACcagaaactttagtcctctattccttagccactgtagttcgacatatgcacagcacgacccttttagggtcttGTGTTCAAACTACAATgatctctactctataacttTTCTCTCCTATCCTTCAAATGTGAtgtatagaattttaaatttccttattAACTTCTCGTAgctaaatatattaaaactaGTTTAATATTTACTAATTATTCGTTTCTAGagcggtcgtctgggcctctaagctttatgatgaatacagaaaagctagctgatgctctaattgatgcacaagccatttcataaattctgaaagaccgcgaaaagaaaaaaaaaaccattggCGTTAGCATCCGTATGCATCTTTAATGGTAAGTTGGGATCGAATACAATCAACACGGGGTCACTAGTACCTTTATAATTCTTTTGCGAATTTTCTCatgcttttctttctttatgttattttcattttatcaTGTTAGCAGATAAAGAGGCTTCATTACTACTGGGCAATGTGGGACAAATTTCCTGAAGTAAGATGCTACACCTATAAACTGTCTAGTTTGTGTGACTGATTCTGATTTGGGAAGTAGGGTTAGTGCTTGTATTTTTCGAGGATTGGGTTTTAGCTCGTTGAGTTCTCGATAATCTATGCATAGTATATCACTGCCGTTTTGCTTTTTACTAATTAAATTAGCCTAGAGAATGGGGAGCTACTTGGTCGAATTACGTTGGATTCTAGCATTTGCTAAATATTCTCTCTTACTATTTCTTTCTCGCCCTCGCTAAGACAATATGGTCGTCTCTGAACCGGTTTGTTTAAGTCTACTAAACAGATTTCTAAAGAACCTGTAGTACACGTCTATTTGGAATACCATCAATGagaaatttgaaatatttggcAAACATGTCGTTTAGTTTTAACCTATCACTATTActtaaatccatttttagaTTACTTTTATAATCTATCACATTTAGTTATCGAATCTATCTCTTTCTAAAATTACTCCGAaacgaaattcaaaaatgtattgTCCAATTATGATATCATATTTAAGGGACTTATTATCTACCACGTGAAATAACAattctaaattaaatttacagATTTGTATGGCGGACAGAATTTGCATATTACTTTTGACAACCTTGTCCTCCCTCCCATCCTCCCACCAGGAGGATGATGAGGCTCAAACCAGCGTCTGAAGAGTGGCGAAGAGAGCTTTCCGATCCTAACGCGTGTCCTTCTTTTTCAGTTCTGTCACCTTGGGAATCCATTTCCTACATTCCCCTCCAAGGGTAAAGTGAATGGCATGGTGGTCGTTGAAAGTAAGAGCATCACTGACATACCAGTTATACCTTCTTATTAGTGCGCTGCTACGAGGTGATGTCGATGATGTCGAGGTGGACCGCCTGCCTGAGTGCAAGCAAAAGATTAAAGCTAGAAAGACTCCAGGACTATACGGAGTGTCTTATTCTGTCCTCAGGCAGGCCATGCAGGAGTAACCGGAGTTCATCGCAGGGACCTTCAACAAGTGTCTCCAGCAcggcacttttccaaaaaagtggaagagtCGACAGACAGACATACGACCTGTTATATATTGTCAATCCAATCTGGACCTATGGTATCCAGCTATGGGGGACGGCGTGTCAAGGCAACCAAAGGATCATTCAGATCGCCCAAAACAAGGCCATAAGAACTTTAACTGGAGCTCATCCGTTCCACGACAATGCGACAATCCACGCCCAACTGAGAGTCCCATATGTGAGCGAagaagttcagcgattcgccaataggtacgtggtaaggctggaccgacatcctaaccctgaGGCCGATCAAATTCAGTAATTGGGCATCTCCAATTGTGCTTGCACCAAAACCAGGTGGCGCTATTCGCATATGTGGCGATTTAAAGCAAGCAGTCAACGCACATTCAAGGATTCAAGGATTTGAGGATTCAAAAACTATCATGGTTATCAACACACCCCTTGGCCTATTTCAATACCAGCGCCTTCCCTACGGGATTGGCAGTGCTCCGGCGTTCATCCAAAGATATTTGGAGCAGCTTCTAAAAGGAATAGAAGAATGTGGCAACTACTTAGATGATATCATTATCTCAGCACCTACAAGCGAGCAACACCTAAAGCGAATCGACCAAGCTCCCAGTATACTTTGTGAGAACGGTATTATatgcaacaagaaaggaaagctaacttcgggcggagccgaagtgtatatacccttgcagttaaaaccggatatatatcgcaaacatcggatatagttggccgctccttatgggaatatgaatatataatccaatttattacaatacaaaatctaaaaaaagtcccaaacttctatcttcaaacataccaaagttggtatttctaccaaaaaccatttccgatcgttcagttatataacagctataagatatagtcggacgatcgttatgaaattcagtgggtcggataaactgacaaaaaatataatctgtaccaagttctagctttctttcttcaaaaacacgaaagttgggtcatttccgatcgttcagttatatggcagctataggatatagtcggccgatccttactaaatttggcatgtcgtattatattgccaaaaatagcgctcatagcgctcaaatttgaactctctaactctaaaaacaccgaagttataccatttccgatcaatcagttatatgacagctataggatatagtcggccgatccgttccgacttatatactgcgtgcaaaggaaagaagggtgtgtgcaaagtttcaagtcgatagctttaaaactgagagactagtttgcgtagaaacagacagacggacagacggacagacggacatgctcatatcaactcaggaggtgatcctgatcaagaatatatatactttatagggtcggagatgtctccttcactgcgttgcacacttttggacaaaattataatacactctgcaagggtataaaaaggagcTCAGGCTTGGTGGCTGTTAAACTGTTGCGTCCGCCTTCTAATCTCGCAATCGTGGGTAAAGTTGTTTACTATTGCAACCTTATACCGAACTATTTtcagttggccgctcctttaAATCAACTTCAAATGTAGCATACCTTTTCGggccgcaacaacaacaagctttTACAGCCCTGAACTCCCATATTATTAACGCGACTTAGCTAGCTCATTTCGATGAAAACCTACCACTAGTCCTAGCGACGGATGCATCATCTTTTGGTATTGGTGTAGTCCTTTCGAATATGCAACGAGATGGCAAGAAGAGGCCTATTGTTTTCGCATCCAAAAAGCTTGACAAGCATCAGGTTAAGTACAGCCAAATCGAATACGAGGGACTTTCTATAATATTCGGAGTGAAACGTTTTTAGCAATATTTGTACGGCCGAAAGTTTACCCTTATAACGGATCACAAGCCACTTGTAACGATTTGCAATTCAGGCAAGCATCTTCCTTTAATGATGTCAAACAGGCTATAGCGCTGGGCCATCAATCTCATGGCCTATAATGTTGAGACTCTCCATCTGCTCATGGCAACGCAGATGGCTCGCGTCTTTCCGTGGGCATGGACCCGGATTTCGACAAAGAAAAAGCCTGCCACATCGAAATTGAACTGTCACTACCGATCAATTCTGAGACCATTCGCAACCACATTGAAAAGGACAAACTTCGCAAACAAGTCTTACGGTATGTTAATGTAGGATGGCCAGAAAAACTTCAGCAAGGCGAGAAAGCATTATCCCCATACTTTAATCGAAATATTGCCCTCACAATCAACAAATTGATTAGACAACATGTTTGGTGGCCTACAACCGACGCAGACATTAAAAGCCTTACTCAGTCATGCAGCATCTGCAAGTGCAACATTCCTGCTCCTCAAAAAGAGTACCAAAGTAAGCATGCAGCAACACCAGCGTGGGAGCGAATCCATATCGACTTCGCCGGCCCAACAGTTCCCATTTGTATTTCAAATGTCGTCGACTTTCGTTCAGACGTTCAAATTCTCAGTCAAGAAAAACCTCAAAGACGGTATACCAGTCCGAGCTGCAGTTACTAAATACCTTGCTTCTTACAAGTTCACTCCAAATTCCTACGGAAAATCTCCCGCCGAGTTAATCCATGGTCGTCCAGTCCGTACCGTACTAAGTCAACTTTTCGAGTAGCCTGTCGAAGCCAAGCAATCAGTTACCAAGTACGTCCCAAATCAAAGGGTCTACGGTTGTAAATATGCAAGGGGAGAAAAGTGGATTAAAGACTCTATTGACCGTCCAATTGGAAAAATGCTTTTCATGATTCGCACCACAATTGGTTATATCAAGCGCCATTTCAACCAGCTAAAACCGAAGTTCCCAGCAAGCAGCTCCATCGAAAAACCTCCAGAGTTCTTTTGGATCCCGGATATTCCGCCCTCTTTAAATCGACCACTACTACAACCAGATCAaccactacaacaacaacaagatgAACCGGTAACTCCGCTCAGCAACGTCATTCTGAACCTGAGCCACCCGAGAGCTCTACATCATCGaaccaacaacaaaggcaAAGGTTGTTGCACGACTTTCATCCGGCATACCAGTTCGCCAAAGTAGTCGTGTTTGCCAAGAAATAGATCGTTTCAAGCCCAAGGATTTCCGAAACCCTAAAAATCCTATTGGTTCTTAATGAAGGGAGGAGATGTGTTAAATTCCCCCAATTTATACATCTCCTATTTAGTACTTTAAGAATCTGGCAACTTTGTAAGCTACGCATACAATAAAGCAGTCTAAAATAGAACTCAACGAGAACACAACACAGGATATAGGACACCCATCAGGATATGGGACACTGCGGGTGTTCTGAAAGAACCACTTCCTTGGAAAATCATGTACGACAAAGTACTCAGTAAAGTACTGATTGGAAAATCATGTACGACAAAGTTCTCAGGACCAAACTACTGGAGGTATGCAAACTCATCGGCTTCGCGGACGACCTGACCCTAATCGTGGTGGCCAAGGAAACCGAGGACGTGAAAACCAAGGCGAATGAAGCAATTGGACATACATCAACATGGATGTCTGACTCCGGAGTGGACCTGGCAGCTCATAAAACGGAGGCGGTTCTCCTAGGGCGGTTAAATACCTAGGGGTAATGCTGGATAACAGGATGTCCTACGGAGCACACGTGGAGTGCTCCATCATATGAGTAgcaaggatccaaggagcacTCTCACGGATACAGTGAAATGTCCCAAAAATCCCAATCAATATTGTGTTCAATGAAGCTGATGAAATATACGCATCCAATCAACAAAGGGAAGGAACTCATCCCGTGAGGCCATCAAGAGGTCAGCCCAACATGCGGCAGTATCCACTTGGCAGGAGTGGTGGTAGCAAAAGTAGTAATGCCGGTACTAGACATTTCGGTGAATCGTGCATGCTATTGGTACGCGCCAATAGTATCTAGAATAGACTTTTACCTCAATGGCgcaatacacaaaaaaaaaatattatctttTTGGCCATAGGCCAGCACCTTTTAAATGCACTGGACCTTGCCTAAGCGCTACTCCGTTGGACGACAGCTCACCCCGAATTTTCTTTCGCTTGAAAACGTCATTAAATCTTCAGTCCTCTCGATAGGCTCCAAGGAATTTCTCATAGCGATGATGCAGGAATGTGTATATAAATCATGGGCCATCTCCAAGTGGATGGATTTCGTGACTAAACAGGTGAACAATGCCTTTATTGGCATCAAAGTACGCATCCGTTAATCTTCAGACTGTGTTTCTGTTTCACAGTGTTCAACAGCCATGTCCTGCTTGGCGGTCACCATACAGTTGCCTAAAAACCCATTTGGATGAAACGTGACATCATTACGCTGAGGAACTCCCCATTGGCAGGGACGTGTTCTCCGGTCATCACGCTGCCGGGAACCTGATGGTATATGACACTTAAAACAACTGTGCCCGAATGCTAGTGCTTTTTGCTCGGAATCGGCCCACTCGACGTTCTCGTTGGTGCCTTGCGGATATAAGGATCTACCCGCTTTCGCCAAGATGGAAGAAACCCGGTACAGATTAAAACCGTTTTAAATCGGCAATAGCTTCATCCTCGTCTGCGAAGCTTTCTATACAATCGTCTACGTAGTGGTCTCATCTATGGTGAAGACCGCCCAAGGATACCTTGAAGTGTTTACGATCTTCACGTGCTGCGCTGAGCATGGCGAACACGCTGCTCTCCGGATCTTTGCTGTTGTCTTCAAGCCTCAACAGGAATCTATGAGCGCATATGTCCTAGTGCTGAAATACGTGATACTGAGTGTAATACTGAGTCCCACGGCTACTTGCCTAAAGTGAAAGAGGAAAGCCTGGGGTGACTTGTAGTTTTGGGGGCCCTTCAGTAGTCCTGAGTGGCCATAGGCCATGCACTTTGGCTGCTGCGTCGAAGACTAGACGGATTTCACCAGGCTTGTTTTAGTTTCACCAGGTTTAGTCGTTGTGTGTGATATCTTAATTCATTACCTAAATCACATATTGTTACATTTCCCTGCCAAAATTTCCCTGGTCTGATGATGAAAGCTTGTTAAAAAATACCAGTTAAGATGAAAATGTTTAGCTTCTAACAAGGGAAACGAAAATTCCACAAGGTAATAGCTATGACAAAATATGGTCCCAAATATTGTGAATTTGTAAAAAAAGGGGAAACGGGGAAAACGTGTAAATGAACGATGCCGAACCACAAATTCTTCTACAAACTgacgtttttttattttttgtggggagacatAGGGTTATTAGTTTTATTCCACATGTTCTTCATTTTCTACACTAAACTAAACTGGCAGACAAAGACTACACATAAATTGACTCTACTTAGTGAACAATACTCACCCAGATCTTCACTTTCCGATAATAACTTTTCTCTTTAACaaggaatatttatttatccgTACAAAACCAAGCAATAAGGTTTTGTCAGTGCCAAGTTTTAGTACCAAACAGCTGTTCGATTGTGTACTGTTAAGTAGCTTATAAAAAGCTTCAATGGTGCTTTTAAcggattttcatttttaataattaatgtATTACAATATAACACATAAACTTTgacattataaaaaaaaattgacttttggACCATTGTGTACATTTGGTGGTAGGAATAGTATTTATAGTAATAATTCCATAtgaaatattcataaaaactgatacataatttataatataacACAAATTAGTCAATTATATTAGTTAATAAacattattaatatataattagttaattttaataaaagttgtagataaaattggggaaaatcgtgataaatatttaaattactttATTGAGGTAATACCTTTTAAACATTGTCtattattaaatgaaaaatattatttataaattattttgaaatggTAGGTTTGTTGTAACGTtgtatgtttgtttgttttaaaaagtGTTTTAACTAtcattttttcattaaaatcattttttcaGTGCTCGCCATAGGATATTTTAAATCTTCAGCCTCGGGCAGCACGCTATTTCGACGGCCATAGTAAGATGCCAATAAGGTAACAATTTATTTGAGCTTTGGATGCCATGATTTAactatttttacttttaagttttataaaccaaattttatttagcaatacttttttcaatttgtttcaatatatttattttcaggtCTCAAttgatttacttttttttttttcacttaaaGTTGTTAAAGCCCTagttaaaaatagaaatttgTTAGTACTGAATAAAaagtacagaaaaactataaTATATATCTCTTTTTTCCGTCTTCGTTTTCGAACTAAGTAGAAAGAACAAACAAACATGCTTTTTCAAACATGAACAGCAACAGAGGGCAAAAGAATTTCTTTGCCTGATTCGATTCAATTTCGTTGGTCGGATCCCATGGAATTGTTTTGCTTTTCAAACTAAGGTTTGCTTTTAGTTTAAAATGATTTATGTTCCACATTCCATATATCCTTTTCGACGCTAACTGTGCggtattaactttttttatgtataaatatgtGATGTACATACGTGTTGATGTTAAACTGTCGTTATTTGGCAACACTAATCTTACGAATTACGTATTGTAGTTGCATTCTCCTATACATATTCATCAAATTCTAAATTGCTCAACTCAAGTTTTTAAACCTACTATCAATTAGTGTGTTGATTTTCTTTAGTATAAACTTTTAactattaaagaaaattatatcTTAAACTCGCGGTCGCAATCCGCTATTCAtcacattttaaataattaaagaaaaatgtactttCAGGTTAAACATGACACATCAAGGAATGTATACTTACTTTTCTAATCTTAATTCTATATCGGAAAAGATTTCCGATGATATTAACAGTGTGAAATCCACTTATAGTAAAGATGACTGGATTAATTTGAGTTGGGCTGAACAAGAAAATGTATTAAACaagcatttaataaaacacGAGATTTatagtaaatattttaaagctgAACAGTGTTCTCCCCTACAAACTATTCccaagataaaaaaaaattgtctcTTCTGGCAAAATATTGATTCCACTTATTATTATAACGGACAGGATTTAAGAACATATGTAAAGCAAAATGTTGGCCTTAAAGAACTACATGATGAAATTCTCGAAAATTGTCGTGACGAACACTCTTTTCCCTTTAGCTACAGAACGGAGTCACAGATAAACATGCCAGCAATTTTTTGCGGTGCCATTGAACCATCCAAAGGTAGTTCAGAAAAAATTAATGATAGccgaaataaaatcaataaagcGTGTAAccttaaagaaaattttaaatttgaaaaccaTGGTGGATATCTTAATTCAATACCAAAATCACATGTTGTTACATTTCCCTGCCAACAGATTAATATAAACGACTGGTCTGATGAAAGCTTGTTAAAAAATACCAGTCAATATGAAAATGTTCAGCTTCTTACAAGGGAAACGAAAATTCCACAAGGTTTTGATTTTCTAAGTAACTGGTAGAACCATgacttgaaaaaataaaaattatattaactaaattaaatttgaaaatataacaaataaagAATGAAAACTACACCGTGAAACCTTAAGTTCCTAAACCTTAAGAAAACtaatattctttaaattgaaactttacttaaacattttttgtaaACTATTAAACTTATacctacaaaaataaaatataaataactcTTGGCGATATAAAAATCAGTCGACGTACGCGCATGCGttccttattttctttttcttatttattacTAAATTCAAGGAATGTTGCgtaattttgttgtttagaTATGGGAAAATCCGCAAGGACTGCTGTTGGGCCAAGCAGTATACATATGTACCTTTTAATGCATAAGAACCGATTTGGCTTAAGCTTTGGATATtgatttaaggatgtagtctcatgtgtgaagTTGAAAAAATGGATTCGAAAGTACTGTTTATtgagaatgtactgttaaagtttcaaataaaagtatcaaataatgacagagatacagcccataatcgagagcgcgcctacaccgcaaagtatgagtttctccgTAGCGTCtcaactttaaacgcgtttttctcggaacgacatttttttaagcggcgcaggtgattcacaaaattctatggtaccgatctagttGAAATTTGGATaagttgttctaaaaagtaacacctctgtcccgtactagaatcatttatttttaatgattagttttttttatcattaatttaagatacattttttttttcagttcgccattttgttgtatatttcactctagtacgggacagagccataagcttacaaaacaataatctattctaattttttgtttcggatgactctagcagtcgaaatcaccagCGCCAgtgacctaccttttttttatatgcatactttggcatgctataaagtgtattaatctacacaagaataaattaaacaaaacattttcaaatagtttatgatgcctataaaaacatatttgaaaattgaaacgatcgcattattttttattacagaaaaatttttttgaaataacctctaaaaagtaggccggaacatgagactacatccttaagtggaaggaatatttcataattcccttacataaaaaaggggaaaagtcTCATGGTGCCAattacagaggcatctctaattggtcggcaattccaaagtattttgaaaaatgcacggctttattaagcgtccaCCACCacgaacttattggagttgacatcctttgtcatagatggctttcgtaagggatattaaaccgatgtaatttacataTCTTTCGCAAAGCATTTAATTCAgtcaatcactcacttttgctgagtaaattgaatatactgggattttctacagacctcttaacgtggatctccagctacttagatggaaggacacaaggagtcttatttaaaaacaaacattcccgtctggtccgtgctacatttGGAGtccaaggaagtcatcttggcccgttgttatttactctttttataaatgagTTGCcacctgctttaacgaactctcaagttcttatgtatgcagatgatgtaaagctttgtcttcagtacaaatccatctcacCTTGAtgactttcaaaaatggtgttcagctaacgatttaatacttaatggatcaaaatgcaagcttatgtctttttatcgttttttATAGAGAATTTTCCTGGACTCGACAGGAGGCTTACTTGGAAGCCATATCTAACTAAGAGGAGAAAGCAGTGCAACATGAGTCTCAAGGCGTTTTATTGGCTAATGGGAAGAAAATCAAAGCTGCGAACTTCTTCGAAACCCTTATTTACAAAGCCACCATATGGCCCATATGGACATATGGAATATGGCCAGTAAGACAAACGTCTAAACGATTCAATCATCAAATAGGTTTTGAACCTAACGTatcgttttattgtttgttaaaaaaaaggaacaaaattaaaaaaatttttcaaacaccaaacaaatattaaaccaCTCTTATTTACATAATCTTGCGGCCAATCTCGGGCAAAACCAACACAATGGGCTGACAAGACCCCCCAGTTCCATCAAAACTGAGCCGCTTTCCATAAAGAAGgcctattctaattttctAGATGACGATTCCAGTGACTCCGAGCATGGAGAAATAAAGTGGAAGTCTGCTAAAAAACTCATCATGGAAGACGAACCAACCAAcagcgaagcagccagagctCCATCTAAggctaatattgaaaacaaCTAGTATGAAATTCTATCTGATTAAGACGATGAAGATCATGACACCGACATGGAGGTTGACGGTATGCAGAACAAAGATGACAAGAAGACCAAGCGATCTGCGGAAAAAACGGTATCAAGGGCCTCTCCAAAGACATTTCCCGCATCTTAGGTGTGGATCTTGAAGTGACCTAGaaggatacttactcaacactgaaaaagttcctgagcgaaaataaccatcgattccacacattccagccccgagacgagcgcgatcggatcgtcgttaaaggcctccacttTTCCACGGCCCGGAGGATATTAAGGAGTGTTTTAGCCgccatggacacaaagtcaggGATATACACAATCCCACGCGAAAAGGTACGaagaagccactaaacattttttttattagcctcgagccagccaaaaggaacaaggaggcctttcaagtcaagcggctaTGCAGCACGGTGGTTATGGTTTAGCCAGCAATAAAATTCGacgatgtgccccaatgccatTGCTGCCAGGGCTTCGGCCACACGATcggtactgccatctggagtacagatacgtaaagtgtggagatagTGCGTAAAGTGTGCATCGTCAAAATCGCCAAATTAATcctaacatcagctatgcCAGCACAGCcaaaaacggagcaccacagtctgactccaaccccaatcccgatcccagtcttccaagtaatccaatggacgTCCTATTGGTtaggatggaatctatgtttgagcgcatgatggagacGGTCATGAGCCAAATAGAccaaatgatggccaccgtttgcaaatccttatgcataCGCGATTAGGTTATATCTATGGAACAGCGACGGCCGCAATCAattaaccgcaatcgtatctacctcatatatattggaagtgatagaaggaCTTTCCTCTCACCCAAAACTGCTGCGAGTaaatgttccgctttataggGAAATCAAAGAGATTAGTActgaattctgatattgttccctcacctgtcAAATATAATGAAGCCTTTAAGAAAATTGTCGAAATAGTCGAAACTATTCGACTATTTTATGTGGGTCCACGTATCCTTATCCGCGAGCAACTATTACGGATTCCGCCCTGGGAATCGTCTATCTTTTCCTTTGCTTGGACTATCAAGTACCAGGGCTCGATTCCGGTTTCGAAAAGCAAGGGTAATCATCTATTTGTTGGAGCCCCTTAGGCATGAAATCGGAGAACCTTACGGGTAATCGGGGAGTTCTGTGTCGCTACAGTTGACTTCGAAAGTTTACAGTTTACGGCTTACTCACGCCTTTCATCCGCGACGATTACCTGTTGACATATAGTAATTATGTAATGTAATCTACATATAGCCAATTTAAGCACTTAAAAAGAACAAAGAACACACTAAAAGGAACGAAGGGCCCTCCGGGCACTATCGCTCTCGAAAAttgagagggcggcccgaacTAGACATAGCCGAGCTgaaactctctatagaaagcccgttgagtcgagcggccgagagagagtcggcttgcgatcaactaagcttttgtacaaacttaagtctcataaataaacattacactaaatattacataaacataatttaaacattaacattaaacgccgtgctgctacCTGACCCgacaatatttaattaatttaattaattaattaaaattttttttttcaaaatatataatcctaaaaaaaacaataagaaTATTGTCTTAGCTTGGCCTCAGTTCGTAGAGGACCACAAAAAGCACtatgatgattttattttattttattttaattattatgataattacatttttagaAAGTTACATCTCAACAACATTCGAACATCgacccaaaaaacaaaagatcaTATATTTTCTCCTGTTACTTTCACATCGGACTTAAATTG
This is a stretch of genomic DNA from Drosophila bipectinata strain 14024-0381.07 chromosome 4, DbipHiC1v2, whole genome shotgun sequence. It encodes these proteins:
- the LOC108120244 gene encoding uncharacterized protein, with amino-acid sequence MTHQGMYTYFSNLNSISEKISDDINSVKSTYSKDDWINLSWAEQENVLNKHLIKHEIYSKYFKAEQCSPLQTIPKIKKNCLFWQNIDSTYYYNGQDLRTYVKQNVGLKELHDEILENCRDEHSFPFSYRTESQINMPAIFCGAIEPSKGSSEKINDSRNKINKACNLKENFKFENHGGYLNSIPKSHVVTFPCQQININDWSDESLLKNTSQYENVQLLTRETKIPQGFDFLSNW
- the LOC138926855 gene encoding uncharacterized protein, giving the protein MQHGGYGLASNKIRRCAPMPLLPGLRPHDRYCHLEYRYVKCGDTKNGAPQSDSNPNPDPSLPSNPMDVLLVRMESMFERMMETVMSQIDQMMATVCKSLCIRD